In the Sulfurovum sp. UBA12169 genome, CCTGAGGCGATCGCATTTTCGATTATTGCAGGGGTTGACCCCAAAGTGGGGCTATATGCGTCATTTTGTATCGCAACGGTAATCGCATTTGTCGGAGGGCGTGCGGGAATGATTTCGGCAGCTACGGGAGCTATGGCTTTGCTTATGGTGACTCTGGTAAAAGAGCACGGACTGGAGTACCTTCTTGCTGCCACGATTTTGACAGGCGTATTGCAGATCGTTGCGGGATACTTGAAGCTGGGCGTATTGATGAGTTTTGTCTCTCGAACGGTGGTAGTGGGATTTGTGAATGCATTGGCGATCTTGATCTTTATGGCGCAGCTGCCGGAACTGACCAATGTCACGTGGCATGTCTATGCTCTTACCGCGGCAGGCCTTGGAATTATTTATCTTTTTCCCTATACCCCTGCTGTCGGAAAACTGATCCCGTCCCCGCTGGTGACGATCGTGGTTCTTACTGCAGTTGTGACGGCGATGGGAATCGATGTACGTACTGTCGGGGATATGGGCTCTATGCCTGATACATTGCCGATATTTTTGTGGCCTGATGTTCCGCTCAATTTTGAAACACTAGCTATTATTTTTCCCTATTCGGCGGCATTGGCGGCAGTGGGGCTGCTCGAATCTTTTATGACAGCAACAATCGTTGACGATATGACCGATACCGATAGCGATAAAAACCGTGAGGCTAAAGGGCAGGGGATCGCCAATATTGCTTCGGGTTGTATCGGCGGGATGGCCGGTTGTGCGATGATCGGACAATCGGTTATCAATGTTAAATCCGGCGGCCGTGGCCGTCTTTCGACATTGATGGCAGGCGTCCTGCTTCTTATTATGGTGGTGTTTATGAGTGATTTGATCAAACTTATCCCGATGGCTGCATTGGTTGCTGTGATGATCATGGTTTCTATCGGAACGTTTAGCTGGCCTTCGGTCAAAGGGCTTAAAACACTTCCGCTTTCGACCAACATTGTCATGATCGCTACAACAGCAGTGGTTGTCTTTACTCATAATCTTGCATTAGGCGTTTTGACGGGCGTATTGCTGGCGTCGTTGTTCTTTGCCAATAAAATCAGTCACTTGATGTATTGGGAAACATCATATGCGAAGGAGAGCAGCGCACGAATTTACAAATTTTTTGGGCAGATTTTCTTTAACTCTGCAGATCGTTTTGCTGATGCATTTGATTATAAAGAAGAGGCAAATCAGGTTATCATCGATGTTACCCATGCGCATTTTTGGGATATTTCAGCAGTGTATGCTCTGGATAAAGCAGTGATTAAACTTCGCAAAATGGGTAAAAAAGTGGAAGTTGTCGGACAAAACGAGGCCACTCAAACCATTATAGACCGTTTTGGCATCCATGACAAGCCCGAAGAGATAGAAAAAATGATGGGCGCAGGGCATTAAAAACCCTCATCGTTTTATTCGTTGATTTTTGCCTTGATTTCTTTGGCTAAAGCAGAGATTTTGTCTATTTTTTGAGTATGGTTGAAATTGGCATCAAGCAAAATTTTGACAAATGCAGATCCTACGATTACGCCGTTGGCACCTTCGGCTTTTTCTTTGGCGGTATGCTCGTCTACGCCAAACCCTACATATACCGGTGTGTTTGTAAAACTTTTGATCTGTGCGATAATGTTTTGCAAATCTTCACTTTTTCCTGCGCCGGTGATTCCGGCATAAGCGACAAGATAGATAAATTTGCGCGCATGCGCAGCGATCTTTTCAATCCGCTCTTTGGAATCTGTGGGAGCGATGAAATCAATAAGGCTCAATCCTGCTGTCTCCACCTGTTTTTTGTAAGGTGCTGCTTCTTCAAAGGGAAGATCAGGGATAATGAAGCCATTGACGCCTGAGCGTTTTGCTTGAGCGATGAAAGTCTCTATGCCTCTATGATAAAACGGATTAAAGTATCCCATCCATAATGTATCGATATGGGGAGCTATTTGGGTGGATATTTCGAAAAGCTGATCAAGCTTAAATCCGTTTTGCAATGCTAAGAGGTTTGCTTTTTCGATGATCGGACCATCTGCAACAGGGTCTGAAAACGGCATACCAAGTTCTAATGTATCCACGCCTGCTTCTGCCAGTGACAGCGCCGCATCCACAGTAAATTCTAATGAAGGATAACCTGTAGTAATGTACGCAACTAATTTTTTCAATGTATACTCTTGTCTCAATAATTTTTGTTATTATATGATAAAATGAGTAAAAATATACACAGTAGGAAAATGATGAGTATTCATACACCCAAGATAGATAAAAAGGTGTCATTAAGCACGATAGCCAAAATGAAAGCATCAGAGCTTATCACAATGGTGACGGCGTACGATGCGCTTTTTGCAAAGCTGTTTGATGGTGAGGTTGAAATGATTCTGGTGGGCGACAGCCTTAATATGAGTTTTATGGGAAAAACAGATACCCTTTCGGCGACGCTGGATCAAATGATCTATCATGCTCAGGCAGTATGCAACGGTGCAAAATCTTCGCTTGTGGTGGTTGATATGCCTTTTGGTTCTTACGTCACAGAAGAACAGGCGATAGCCAATGCAACCAAAGTTTATCAACAGACTGATGCGCAAGCAGTAAAGATAGAGGGTGGCAAAGAGAGGGCGCATATCGTCAGGGCATTGACTCAAAATTCGATTGCTGTATTGGGGCATATCGGATTGATGCCGCAGTTTGTACGCAGCGAAGGAGGGTACAAGGTGCGCGGTAAAGATCAGGCAGATATCGACGCACTCATCGAAGATGCCAAAGCATTACAGGAAGCTGGAGCTTTTGCTCTTGTGATTGAAGGAGTAAAAAGCCAAGCGGCGCAGGCTGTCACCAAAGCGGTATCTATCCCGACTATAGGAATAGGCGCGGGTAACGGTACGGATGGACAGGTGCTTGTGTGGAGTGATATGTTTGGCTTCTTTGAAGCTTTTAAGCCCAAATTTGTCAAACAATATTTTGAAGGTGCAAAATATATTCGTGAAGGATTGCAGTCTTATCGCGACGAGGTTAAATCCAGAGCATTTCCCGACGAAGCGCATAATTATTAAAAGAGGTATGGATACAGATGAAAAAATGTTTAATGGCAGCAAGTGTCATAGGTATGATCTTGTTAAGCGGGTGTGCTGACAATAAGGATGCGGCTCCCAAGGAAAAGTATGGTTTTTCTCCTTCTTCTTCACCGGTAAGTCAAAAGCTTGCACAGACAAAGGGACTAAAAAATACCTATATAGTGGTTAAAAACGAAGACGGAAAAACAATTCTTCAAGGAAGGGTGCATACCAAAAAACAAAAATTTCTTGCAGGCACAGTGGCAAGGTCTGTAGAGGGCTCGGGAATGGTTGTCAATCGTTTGGCGGTTCGATAATTCATGGAAAGAATGATCCAGATAGAACGCTTTGAAGGTGAAAGCAATGAGGAGTTTACACTGCGCCCCAGCTCATGGAATGAGTATATAGGACAGGAAAAGATTAAAAAAAATCTCAAAGTTTTTATAGAAGCGAGTAAAAAAAGAGGGGAGGCGCTTGATCATATTCTTTTTTTTGGACCTCCCGGGCTAGGAAAAACGACGCTTGCCAATATTATTGCTTTTGAAATGAATGCCAATATCAAAACAACCGCTGCACCGATGATAGAAAAAGCCGGGGATCTCGCCGCGCTGCTTACCAATATTGAAGAAGGAGATATCCTTTTTATTGATGAAATTCATCGTATGAGTCCGGCCATAGAAGAGATACTCTATCCGGCCATGGAAGATTTTCGTCTGGATATCATTATAGGCAGCGGTCCGGCCGCCCAGACAGTCAAAATAGATTTGCCTCGTTTTACACTGATCGGTGCAACGACAAGAGCGGGGATGTTGTCAAATCCTCTTAGAGAACGTTTTGGGATGCATTTTCGGATGCAGTTTTATACAACCGAAGAGTTGGCACAGATTGTCATGCAGGCTTCCCATAAACTTGAAAAGGCGGCACTAAAAGAAGCTGCAAGTGAAGTTGCAAAGCGAAGCCGCGGCACACCGCGTATCGCGTTAAGGCTTTTGCGTCGCGTGCGTGATTTTGCTGAAGTGGAAGATGAGGAGCAGATTACTTTGCACAGAGCCAAGTATGCTTTGGATGAATTGGGCGTAAATCATTTGGGTTTTGATGAGCAGGATATTCGTTTGCTTGAATTATTGGTAAGCGCAAAAAACAAACCAATGGGGCTGGGTACCATTGGAGCCGCACTTAGTGAAGACGAGGGTACGATAGAAGATGTTTTGGAGCCCTATCTTATTGCCAACGGCTATATTGAAAGGACTGCCAGAGGACGCATCGCCACACAAAAAAGCTATGAACATTTTAAGCTTGGCGGGGGCAGGGAGGGTCTTTTTGAATAAAAAGAGACTCCCTGAGTCGCAAGACGAAGCTTTAGTGAGAGGAATTGAAAAGGGGCTTTGCTCGTTTTCAAGGAGAAATAAATTAACTAAGGTCTTTTTGAATAAAAAGAGACTCCCTGAGTCGCAAGACGAAGCTTTAGTGAGAGGAATTGTGTAATGTCTAAAACAAATTTAATGATCACAGCATTGTTTGTTTTAGCAATTGTGGGAGCCTATAGCATCTATAAACCTTTTTTGCTCGCAATGATCGTGGCTGTATTGTTGACTATGGCAACTTTTAATTTGACAAAAAAACTTATGAATTTTACCAATTCGTCCAAATTAAGCGCAGGCATCTCGTCGTTGCTTTTGACGTTGCTTCTTTTTGTGCCCATTGTTTATTTGACAACCACCGGCGTAACATACATAACAAAACTTGATTCAGTGACAGTCAAAGAAATGATAGGAACGATTAGGCATTCAGTAGAAAACATTCCTCTGCTTGGCCGGCTAGGAGAGGAGTATTTGGATGATGAGAAGATTGCAGGCTATGTGAAGGAGTCAGCCTCTTACTTTGCTACAGCCGGGAGTGCAGGGCTTGGATTTATTAAAAATATATTTTTGGTTATCGTGTTTTATTTTTTCATCAATTACTACGGAAACCGTTTTTTTGAAGTGATTTTAACTTTGCTGCCCGTATCTCCTGCAAAAGGCACTAAGATGATACAGGAAGTTTCAGCGACGATGGAGGTTGTGCTTTATTCTGTTGTCGTAACCGCTATTTTTGAAGGTTTTCTATTTGGGGTGATGGCAAGTTTTTTTGGATTCAACGGTCTGCTTTTGGGAATCGTTTACGGATTTGCTTCTTTGATACCTGTTGTGGGAGGAGTTGTTGTGTGGGGTCCTGTAGCACTTTATAGTTGGACTAACACCGATGAGTACGCTGCGATTTTTATCATGGTTTATTCAATTGTTGTAATTTCTGTGATCGCCGATACGTTTATTAAGCCTATTATCATTAAAATAATCAAAGAGAATTTACTCAAAAGCACGTTTGAGGTTAATGAGCTTATCATCTTTTTCTCTATCCTGGCAGGGATGGGGACGTATGGGTTTTGGGGTATGATTTTGGGTCCTGCAACAACCTCTTTTCTTATAGCTATTACCAAAGTCTATTTGGATTATAATGAAAATGATACCTCGTATCATAAAAAAATAAAGGATTAAAGATTATTAAGATACTTATTATTGAGGATGACCCCGAATTGGCACTCATCTTGACTAACTACCTTACAAAGTTTGATATGGAGGTAGTAAATGCCGAGGATCCTTATATCGGTCTTTCTTTGCTTACGCAGCATGCATTTGATTTGATCATATTGGATCTTACTTTGCCGGGAATGGACGGGCTTGAAGTGATTCCAAAGATACGGGAAGTAACAAGCATACCGATTATCATCTCTTCGGCCAGGGATGATATAACCGACAAAGTCATAGGAATGGAGAGAGGCGCAGATGACTATATGCCAAAACCCTATGATCCAAGAGAACTTGTTACGCGTATCAAGACCATCCTAAGGCGGACCAATCCTCCCGAAGAGAAAGCGCAAAAACCGGTAAATCTTTTTGTAGCCGATCCAAAAGCGCATACGATTACCTTTAAAGAAGAGCTGCTTGAATTGACTGCTGCAGAATATGATGTATTGCTGATGCTCATACAGCACAAAAACGGATCAGTTTCCAGAGAACAGTTGCTTTATGAGAGTGAACACATCGACGACGAGAGTTCTATTAAAAATATTGATGTAATCATTTCCCGCATCAGACAAAAAATTGCTAAAATCGACCCTGAGCATGTCTATATCAAGCCGATTCGAGGCGTAGGGTACCTTTTGACTGACCGAGTATGAAAAATCTATCCGTAACCACGTTTATCCATATACTTTTTTCTGTTGCTATTACAATTTTGATAGCAACTTTTTTGCTTTTTCTTTCTTGGGATAAGAACCGCTACAAGATAGAAGAATTTAAACGTTATCAGCTTATCTCTATTACGTTTCTTTCAAATTTGCAGCTCAATCCGGACAAAGAAACGCTCGAAAAACTCTATAAAGAGCTCTATCTGAAGCCTGTATCCGAAAAAAAAATAGTAGAGGTTAAAGAAAAGATAGCAAAAAGCGGGCAAACGATATTTTCGGGGGGATCCACTCTTGGGCAGGTAAGGGTCTTTAAGATCGGTGAGATCCAATATGTCTATGTGCAACGCCTGAAATACAACCTGATGCTCATAGATGACAGACCTGAAAATTATTATTTTGAGATCGCGTTGGCTTCGGGTATTTTTCTTATAGGACTCTTATTGCTTCTTTATCTGGCAGTGCTTAAAAAGTTGTTTCCTTTAAGAAAACTCCATAAGCAGATACAGCAATTTGCCAAAGGGGATACGAAGACACGCATTACTTATGTCCATGATGATGAAATCGGCAAAATAGCCAAAAGTTTTGATGATGCCATACGCTATATCAATGCCTTGAGTGCTTCGAAAAATCTTTTTATGCGTAATTTGATGCATGAGCTTAAAACACCTATTACTAAAGGGCGCATTATTGTGGAGATGATGGAAGAAGATGATCCTACGAAAAAAATACTTGTCCGTGCCTTTGAACGTATGAATGAACTTATCTTGGAGCTTGCACAGATCGAGAGAGTAACGACACAGGGTTTTGAACCTGTATTGGAAAAGACGACGCTCCACGAAGTGCTTAAAAAGGCGCAGGAGCTGCTAATGGCGGAAGAGAAGCATACTGTCCATATTCAAGCAGATAATCAAGTGATTTTTACAGATATCAAGTTGCTTGCATTGGCAATCAAAAATCTTTTGGACAACGGTATCAAATACAGCAAAAATAAACAGGTTTGGCTAAAAACCATCGGCGAAAATATTGCGGTTATCTCAGAGGGAGAAGCCCTGAAGCAACCCCTTTCCTACTACATAGAACCTTTTACGCAGGAAGAAAAACGCAGTTCGGGTTTTGGATTGGGGCTTTATATTGTCAATAGTATTTTAGACAAATTAGACTATTCGCTTGCCTATAAACATGTGGAAGGTAAAAACGTCTTTGTGATACATATGGAGAAAAGCCACTCTGCCGCACAAAAAAAATAATGACAATCCTATGCTTTAAGTGCTTCTGCAATTAACTCTAAAGGATTTTTAAAGACCGTCTCGAGTTGGGCATTATTCATTGCTTCTGAGAGCTGTACTCTGCATGCCGAGCATTCCGCGGAGACATAGTGTGCTTTTGTTTCTTTGATCATTGCGGCCTTTGGTTTGCCTGCAGCTTCAGCAAAATAAAACTTTTCTGTCTGCATTGTAACTCCCCCGAATCCGCAACAGCGATTAGGATCGCTCATCTCCACCATGGGATAATTTGGCGCAAGAAGATTTCGCGGTTCTTTGTAGATGCCCTGTACTTTTCGTGCATGGCAAGGGTCGTGATAGGTTACGAGCTCATTAAATTTTTTGCCTTTTTTCTCAAGCATTTCTTTAAGATGCGTATGGTCATGCAGCCATGCCGTTGCCATATGTATTTTTTTACCGACTTTTGCTGCCCTTTCTTTCCATTCTGGCATATCATGGTTTTCAAAAAAAACCTGCCAATCGTGCTTTACCATGGCTGAGCAGGTTGCTTCAGGGATAAGCATTGCATCGCACTCATCCATAAAACTTTCAAAATATGCTATATTTTTTTTGGTCATATATTCTACACTGTTCACATCCCCGGTGAAATAAGCAGGCGCGCCGCAGCAAAGCTGTTTTTTGGGAATAAACACATCAATATCGAGTTTTTCCAAAATTTCTACAAGGCTGTCGCCGATACTTGTATAATTGTAGTTTGCCAAACACCCGATAAAAATAGCAACCCTTGGTTTTTTGCCCTCTTTTTTGGCAAGGATTTCTTCCGGGTAGCTGTTAAGAAAACTTGTTTTGGCCATAGAAGGAAGAAGCCTTCCTTTTTTAACCATGGGCAAAGAGAATCTGGCTTTTAATCCTCTGCCTTTTTCATCCTGAGCCAAGGCACACGTCTTAAACATAAAACCGAATTTCATCACAAGATCCATGATCCTGCGATGACGCAATAAGAAAAAGAAGCCTCTTTTAAACCAAGCGATACCGAACTTATCGGCGATATCCGCACGCACCTCTTCTATCACCATATCGGTAGCCAATGAATTGGGGCAGACATCAACACAATTGGTACATAAAAAACAGCTTTCAAAAATATTTTTAGTTGTTTTATCCAGCTCTAGCTCCCCTCGTTTATAGGCCCCCAAAAGATCGATAAAACCGCGAGGAGAGGTTGTTTCATCCGGATTGATCTGGTGTATGGTGCACACAGGGATACATTTTCCGCATTTAATACAGGCATCGCTGGTAGCGGTGAAGTTAAAAATATCTTCAGGTTTTTTCATAGGCTCTCTTAGACTGTTTTTGAAAATGTTTTTTTGCTTTGCGCATATTTGTTCATGTACGCATCAAACGGCATAGCAATATTTCGTATGAGAAGTGTGCCGGTCGGGCTTACGCGTATGAATTCCGGAGTCATGGTTAGCAGCTCAGCCTCCTCAAACTCTTTAAGGGATTCTATCGCATCGGCAAAATAATCGCCAAATACAATGCCGTGTTCTTTTTCAACACGCTTAATATCGACAGAGAAATTTGCCATAAGTTCCATAATGACCGCCTTACGGATAAAATCATCTTCACTTAAGGCTATTCCGCGCTCAAACGGCAGTTTTCCTGCATCAAGCGCAGCCTCATAGGTTCCCATTTCTTTAGTGTTCTGAGCATAATACCTGCTTCCCTCTCCAATACTTGTCAGTCCAATACCGATAAGATTGGCCCCTCCTTTGGTAGTATATCCTTGAAAGTTTCGATGCAGTTCTCCTTTTTCAATAGCGGTAAAAAGTTCATCTTCAGGTTTAGCAAAGTGGTCCATACCTACCATTTTATATCCATTGCGTTCAAAAAAATCAATCGTATATTGAAAAATTTGAAGTTTGACTTCAGGGGACGGAAGGGTCGTTTCATCGAATTTTCGCATGGTTTTTTTCAGCCAAGGAACATGCGCATAGTTAAAAACAGCCAGTCTGTCAGGCGCAAGACTAAAAGCAAGTTCTAATGTTTTTTTGAAACTTTCAAAGGTTTGATAAGGCAGACCGTAGATCAGATCGATATTAATGCTTTTTATGCCGTAGTTTCGTGCCAGGTCAACAGCTGATTTTGTGAGATCGTAAGGCTGAATACGATGGATTTCTTCTTGCACTTTGGGATCAAAATCCTGCACCCCAAAACTGATACGGTTAAAGCCGTGCGCGATAAATACTTTCATTTGTTCTTCATTGAAGAAGCGGGGATCGATTTCACAGCTGATCTCGGCGTTTTGGCTCCAGTTGGGAAATTTTGACTTGATATAGGTGACAATCTCATCAAGCTCAAAAGCTTTGTAAAAGGTTGGGGTTCCTCCCCCAAAGTGAAACTGTATCACTTCTCTTGAAGTATCAAGAGACAAAGCCAAAATGTCAATCTCTTTTTTAAGATAATCTACATAACGGCTTAGTTTATCTTCTTTGGAAGTGAAGACCACATTGCATCCGCAAAAATAGCAGGCACTGCGGCAAAAAGGCAAATGCACATACAAAGAGAGCTTTCCTTGTTCTGTTTTAAGGCATTGAAGATAGTTTTCGTAGGAGAATGCTTCATTAAACTCCAACGCAGTAGGGTAACTGGTGTAACGAGGACCGGGCTTGGAGTATTTGCTGAATTTTTCTAAATCAATTTGGCTCAATTTATTTTCCTTGTTTCTTCATTGCGATGATTGTTCAGCCACACCATAATCCCTTTTTGTGCATGAAGCCTGTTTTCTGCTTCGTTGAAGATCTCTTCCGCGTGCGCTTCAAAAACCTCTTCGCTTACCTCATGCCCCCTATAGGCAGGTAAACAGTGCAAGAAAATAGCATCTTTTTTCGCTAAAGACATCATCGTATCATCTACCATATAGCCCTCAAACGCCCTAAGTCGGATCTCTTTTTCCTGCTCTTGTCCCATGGAAACCCAGGTATCTGTAGTTACCACATCGGCATTTCTGACTGCCTCTTTGGGATCATTTCCAAAAATGATTTGGGCTCCGCTTTCTTTGGCTATGCTGAGTGCCTTCTGGGTGACGGCTTTATCGCATTCATAGCCTTGAGGTGTGGCTATTCGCAGTTCAAATCCAAGTTTTGCAGCAAGCATCAGCCAAGAGTGTGCCATATTGTTTCCGTCCCCTATATAAGCCACAACAGGGTTTTTGTCTT is a window encoding:
- a CDS encoding Holliday junction branch migration DNA helicase RuvB; its protein translation is MERMIQIERFEGESNEEFTLRPSSWNEYIGQEKIKKNLKVFIEASKKRGEALDHILFFGPPGLGKTTLANIIAFEMNANIKTTAAPMIEKAGDLAALLTNIEEGDILFIDEIHRMSPAIEEILYPAMEDFRLDIIIGSGPAAQTVKIDLPRFTLIGATTRAGMLSNPLRERFGMHFRMQFYTTEELAQIVMQASHKLEKAALKEAASEVAKRSRGTPRIALRLLRRVRDFAEVEDEEQITLHRAKYALDELGVNHLGFDEQDIRLLELLVSAKNKPMGLGTIGAALSEDEGTIEDVLEPYLIANGYIERTARGRIATQKSYEHFKLGGGREGLFE
- the argF gene encoding ornithine carbamoyltransferase, with protein sequence MRHFLTLADFTKDELLEMIALAQKIKAQTKQKQFVPYMEHQTLGMIFEKSSTRTRVSFETGIYQLGGVGLFLSANDIQLGRGEPMKDTARVISRMVDMVMIRTFEQSKLEEFASYSKVPVINGLTDSYHPVQLMTDYLTMIEFGKDKNPVVAYIGDGNNMAHSWLMLAAKLGFELRIATPQGYECDKAVTQKALSIAKESGAQIIFGNDPKEAVRNADVVTTDTWVSMGQEQEKEIRLRAFEGYMVDDTMMSLAKKDAIFLHCLPAYRGHEVSEEVFEAHAEEIFNEAENRLHAQKGIMVWLNNHRNEETRKIN
- a CDS encoding sodium-independent anion transporter, with protein sequence MLLLSTKEEWFGNIRGDILAGIVVALALIPEAIAFSIIAGVDPKVGLYASFCIATVIAFVGGRAGMISAATGAMALLMVTLVKEHGLEYLLAATILTGVLQIVAGYLKLGVLMSFVSRTVVVGFVNALAILIFMAQLPELTNVTWHVYALTAAGLGIIYLFPYTPAVGKLIPSPLVTIVVLTAVVTAMGIDVRTVGDMGSMPDTLPIFLWPDVPLNFETLAIIFPYSAALAAVGLLESFMTATIVDDMTDTDSDKNREAKGQGIANIASGCIGGMAGCAMIGQSVINVKSGGRGRLSTLMAGVLLLIMVVFMSDLIKLIPMAALVAVMIMVSIGTFSWPSVKGLKTLPLSTNIVMIATTAVVVFTHNLALGVLTGVLLASLFFANKISHLMYWETSYAKESSARIYKFFGQIFFNSADRFADAFDYKEEANQVIIDVTHAHFWDISAVYALDKAVIKLRKMGKKVEVVGQNEATQTIIDRFGIHDKPEEIEKMMGAGH
- a CDS encoding tryptophan synthase subunit alpha gives rise to the protein MKKLVAYITTGYPSLEFTVDAALSLAEAGVDTLELGMPFSDPVADGPIIEKANLLALQNGFKLDQLFEISTQIAPHIDTLWMGYFNPFYHRGIETFIAQAKRSGVNGFIIPDLPFEEAAPYKKQVETAGLSLIDFIAPTDSKERIEKIAAHARKFIYLVAYAGITGAGKSEDLQNIIAQIKSFTNTPVYVGFGVDEHTAKEKAEGANGVIVGSAFVKILLDANFNHTQKIDKISALAKEIKAKINE
- the panB gene encoding 3-methyl-2-oxobutanoate hydroxymethyltransferase; the protein is MSIHTPKIDKKVSLSTIAKMKASELITMVTAYDALFAKLFDGEVEMILVGDSLNMSFMGKTDTLSATLDQMIYHAQAVCNGAKSSLVVVDMPFGSYVTEEQAIANATKVYQQTDAQAVKIEGGKERAHIVRALTQNSIAVLGHIGLMPQFVRSEGGYKVRGKDQADIDALIEDAKALQEAGAFALVIEGVKSQAAQAVTKAVSIPTIGIGAGNGTDGQVLVWSDMFGFFEAFKPKFVKQYFEGAKYIREGLQSYRDEVKSRAFPDEAHNY
- a CDS encoding AI-2E family transporter, coding for MSKTNLMITALFVLAIVGAYSIYKPFLLAMIVAVLLTMATFNLTKKLMNFTNSSKLSAGISSLLLTLLLFVPIVYLTTTGVTYITKLDSVTVKEMIGTIRHSVENIPLLGRLGEEYLDDEKIAGYVKESASYFATAGSAGLGFIKNIFLVIVFYFFINYYGNRFFEVILTLLPVSPAKGTKMIQEVSATMEVVLYSVVVTAIFEGFLFGVMASFFGFNGLLLGIVYGFASLIPVVGGVVVWGPVALYSWTNTDEYAAIFIMVYSIVVISVIADTFIKPIIIKIIKENLLKSTFEVNELIIFFSILAGMGTYGFWGMILGPATTSFLIAITKVYLDYNENDTSYHKKIKD
- a CDS encoding glycerol-3-phosphate dehydrogenase — protein: MKKPEDIFNFTATSDACIKCGKCIPVCTIHQINPDETTSPRGFIDLLGAYKRGELELDKTTKNIFESCFLCTNCVDVCPNSLATDMVIEEVRADIADKFGIAWFKRGFFFLLRHRRIMDLVMKFGFMFKTCALAQDEKGRGLKARFSLPMVKKGRLLPSMAKTSFLNSYPEEILAKKEGKKPRVAIFIGCLANYNYTSIGDSLVEILEKLDIDVFIPKKQLCCGAPAYFTGDVNSVEYMTKKNIAYFESFMDECDAMLIPEATCSAMVKHDWQVFFENHDMPEWKERAAKVGKKIHMATAWLHDHTHLKEMLEKKGKKFNELVTYHDPCHARKVQGIYKEPRNLLAPNYPMVEMSDPNRCCGFGGVTMQTEKFYFAEAAGKPKAAMIKETKAHYVSAECSACRVQLSEAMNNAQLETVFKNPLELIAEALKA
- the hemN gene encoding oxygen-independent coproporphyrinogen III oxidase, with the translated sequence MSQIDLEKFSKYSKPGPRYTSYPTALEFNEAFSYENYLQCLKTEQGKLSLYVHLPFCRSACYFCGCNVVFTSKEDKLSRYVDYLKKEIDILALSLDTSREVIQFHFGGGTPTFYKAFELDEIVTYIKSKFPNWSQNAEISCEIDPRFFNEEQMKVFIAHGFNRISFGVQDFDPKVQEEIHRIQPYDLTKSAVDLARNYGIKSINIDLIYGLPYQTFESFKKTLELAFSLAPDRLAVFNYAHVPWLKKTMRKFDETTLPSPEVKLQIFQYTIDFFERNGYKMVGMDHFAKPEDELFTAIEKGELHRNFQGYTTKGGANLIGIGLTSIGEGSRYYAQNTKEMGTYEAALDAGKLPFERGIALSEDDFIRKAVIMELMANFSVDIKRVEKEHGIVFGDYFADAIESLKEFEEAELLTMTPEFIRVSPTGTLLIRNIAMPFDAYMNKYAQSKKTFSKTV
- a CDS encoding DNA-binding response regulator, with translation MIEDDPELALILTNYLTKFDMEVVNAEDPYIGLSLLTQHAFDLIILDLTLPGMDGLEVIPKIREVTSIPIIISSARDDITDKVIGMERGADDYMPKPYDPRELVTRIKTILRRTNPPEEKAQKPVNLFVADPKAHTITFKEELLELTAAEYDVLLMLIQHKNGSVSREQLLYESEHIDDESSIKNIDVIISRIRQKIAKIDPEHVYIKPIRGVGYLLTDRV
- a CDS encoding two-component sensor histidine kinase; its protein translation is MKNLSVTTFIHILFSVAITILIATFLLFLSWDKNRYKIEEFKRYQLISITFLSNLQLNPDKETLEKLYKELYLKPVSEKKIVEVKEKIAKSGQTIFSGGSTLGQVRVFKIGEIQYVYVQRLKYNLMLIDDRPENYYFEIALASGIFLIGLLLLLYLAVLKKLFPLRKLHKQIQQFAKGDTKTRITYVHDDEIGKIAKSFDDAIRYINALSASKNLFMRNLMHELKTPITKGRIIVEMMEEDDPTKKILVRAFERMNELILELAQIERVTTQGFEPVLEKTTLHEVLKKAQELLMAEEKHTVHIQADNQVIFTDIKLLALAIKNLLDNGIKYSKNKQVWLKTIGENIAVISEGEALKQPLSYYIEPFTQEEKRSSGFGLGLYIVNSILDKLDYSLAYKHVEGKNVFVIHMEKSHSAAQKK